A single window of Nocardioides kongjuensis DNA harbors:
- a CDS encoding DICT sensory domain-containing protein has translation MSMDQDLGAAQPPAGSGVADEAGGDDELTIGDLARRAGVSTAVLRMWESRHGFPEARRLASGHRRYSEADVDLVRQVLRRKAAGIRLEVAIAEAAASAAPTSPSIFAELRRRHPTLAVHRLRKSTLIALSWAIEDECCAVADRPVLFGAFQRGRFYEASAGRWAELTRVARSAVVFADEWDPGSRAERGPVRVDLAPDAPMRREWAVVCDALDSTACLSAWELPGQAGVPDRERVFETVWTVDPVAVRDAARVAARVAAEAGLADATPLLYELAEPPAPRVTTPVAVTALFNRVVAYVDRLV, from the coding sequence ATGAGCATGGACCAGGACCTCGGCGCGGCGCAACCCCCGGCAGGATCGGGCGTCGCCGACGAGGCCGGCGGGGACGACGAGCTGACCATCGGCGACCTGGCACGCCGCGCGGGCGTGAGCACGGCCGTGCTGCGGATGTGGGAGTCGCGGCACGGGTTCCCCGAGGCGCGCCGGCTGGCCAGCGGGCACCGCCGCTACTCCGAGGCCGACGTCGACCTCGTGCGGCAGGTCCTGCGGCGCAAGGCCGCGGGGATCCGCCTCGAGGTGGCGATCGCCGAGGCCGCGGCGAGCGCCGCGCCGACGAGCCCGTCGATCTTCGCCGAGCTGCGACGTCGCCACCCCACGCTCGCCGTGCACCGGCTGCGGAAGTCAACGCTCATCGCCCTGTCGTGGGCCATCGAGGACGAGTGCTGCGCGGTGGCCGACCGGCCCGTGCTCTTCGGCGCCTTCCAGCGCGGGAGGTTCTACGAGGCCTCCGCCGGACGCTGGGCCGAGCTGACCCGGGTCGCCCGCTCCGCGGTCGTCTTCGCCGACGAGTGGGACCCCGGCTCCCGGGCGGAGCGCGGGCCGGTACGGGTCGACCTGGCACCCGACGCGCCGATGCGCCGCGAGTGGGCGGTCGTCTGCGACGCGCTCGACTCGACGGCGTGCCTGTCGGCCTGGGAGCTGCCCGGCCAGGCGGGGGTCCCGGACCGGGAGCGGGTCTTCGAGACCGTGTGGACCGTCGACCCGGTCGCGGTGCGCGACGCCGCCCGGGTCGCGGCACGGGTGGCGGCCGAGGCGGGCCTGGCCGACGCGACCCCGCTGCTCTACGAGCTCGCCGAGCCGCCGGCGCCGCGGGTCACCACGCCGGTCGCCGTCACGGCTCTGTTCAACCGGGTCGTCGCCTACGTCGACCGGCTGGTCTGA
- a CDS encoding alanine racemase has protein sequence MPDVLPQLRLDLSALDHNIALLADWCREQGVVLAPHVKTTMTRPIVERQLAAGAWGVTVATVAQAAIVRDWGVDRIVVANQVVQPAELARLRSWLEADASLDLCCLVDSVAGVGIAAGAFAGAARPLPVLLDVGAPAGRTGVRTPAQALDVARACAAAPGVVLVGVSGYEGVRPNTRDAATVALVDEHCRTTLEVLDQLRPLLETSRPVLTLGGSAFPDRALLAAAGADVIDGVEVVLRSGCYVTHDHGTYAEVSPFPGLRPALSVRTVVLSTPEPGLVVLAGGKRELPHDAGLPVLLPDPLTDPLTDPLTDRGPARGTAVRIYDHHLVLEQASGLAVGDVVDLGISHPCSAFDRWPDIAVVDAAGDVVGTWHPRFH, from the coding sequence GTGCCCGACGTCCTCCCCCAGCTGCGCCTGGACCTGTCGGCGCTCGACCACAACATCGCGCTCCTCGCGGACTGGTGCCGCGAGCAGGGCGTCGTCCTGGCTCCGCACGTGAAGACCACGATGACCCGGCCGATCGTCGAGCGGCAGCTGGCCGCCGGCGCCTGGGGCGTCACCGTGGCCACCGTCGCCCAGGCCGCGATCGTGCGCGACTGGGGCGTCGACCGGATCGTGGTCGCCAACCAGGTCGTCCAACCCGCCGAGCTGGCCCGCCTCAGGTCGTGGCTCGAGGCCGACGCCTCGCTCGACCTGTGCTGCCTGGTCGACTCCGTGGCCGGCGTCGGGATCGCCGCCGGTGCGTTCGCCGGCGCCGCCCGGCCGTTGCCGGTCCTCCTCGACGTCGGTGCGCCGGCCGGCCGCACCGGCGTCCGGACCCCTGCGCAGGCCCTCGACGTGGCCCGAGCCTGTGCTGCCGCGCCCGGCGTCGTCCTGGTCGGCGTCTCCGGCTACGAGGGCGTGCGCCCCAACACCCGCGACGCGGCGACCGTGGCGCTCGTCGACGAGCACTGCCGTACGACGCTCGAGGTGCTCGACCAGCTCCGCCCCCTGCTGGAGACCTCCCGCCCGGTGCTCACCCTGGGCGGCTCCGCGTTCCCCGACCGCGCGCTCCTCGCGGCCGCCGGCGCCGACGTGATCGACGGGGTCGAGGTCGTCCTCCGGTCGGGCTGCTACGTCACGCACGACCACGGCACCTACGCCGAGGTGTCGCCGTTCCCGGGCCTGCGCCCCGCCCTCTCGGTGCGCACCGTCGTCCTCTCCACGCCCGAGCCCGGACTGGTCGTGCTCGCCGGTGGCAAGCGGGAGCTGCCCCACGACGCCGGCCTCCCCGTCCTCCTCCCCGACCCACTCACCGACCCACTCACCGACCCACTCACCGACCGGGGCCCCGCCCGCGGCACCGCGGTACGGATCTACGACCACCACCTGGTGCTGGAGCAGGCGAGCGGGCTCGCGGTCGGGGACGTCGTCGACCTCGGCATCTCCCACCCGTGCTCGGCGTTCGACAGGTGGCCGGACATCGCGGTGGTCGACGCGGCAGGCGACGTCGTGGGCACCTGGCACCCCCGGTTCCACTGA
- a CDS encoding glucose 1-dehydrogenase, giving the protein MTSITSQSTPASDPVPGRVADKVVIVTGGSRGIGAACVRRLVEEGARVVIADVLEAEGKALADELGERASYVALDVTSEDGWEQAVAAAEATFGPVSGLVNNAGIVHVDPIEQHSEADYRRVIDVNQVGVFLGMKAAIPSLRRASAAGVGGSIVNISSTGGLIAYSRIVGYVASKWAVRGMTKTAAQELGPDNIRVNSVHPGFTRSEMTASSARSHEGAKHQPLARQAEAVEIANLVLFLISDESSYSTGSEFVADGGFTSL; this is encoded by the coding sequence ATGACCTCCATCACCAGCCAGTCCACCCCTGCCTCCGATCCGGTTCCCGGCCGCGTCGCCGACAAGGTCGTCATCGTCACGGGTGGGTCCCGCGGCATCGGTGCCGCGTGCGTGCGCCGGCTCGTCGAGGAGGGTGCCCGCGTCGTCATCGCCGACGTGCTCGAGGCCGAGGGCAAGGCGCTCGCCGACGAGCTCGGCGAGCGGGCGTCGTACGTCGCCCTCGACGTGACCAGCGAGGACGGCTGGGAGCAGGCGGTCGCCGCTGCGGAGGCCACCTTCGGCCCGGTGTCCGGCCTGGTCAACAACGCCGGCATCGTGCACGTCGACCCGATCGAGCAGCACTCCGAGGCCGACTACCGCCGCGTCATCGACGTCAACCAGGTCGGTGTCTTCCTCGGCATGAAGGCGGCGATCCCCTCGCTGCGCAGGGCCTCCGCAGCCGGCGTGGGCGGCTCGATCGTCAACATCTCCTCGACCGGCGGCCTGATCGCGTACTCGCGGATCGTCGGGTACGTCGCCTCGAAGTGGGCCGTGCGCGGCATGACCAAGACCGCGGCCCAGGAGCTCGGCCCCGACAACATCCGGGTCAACTCTGTGCACCCGGGCTTCACCCGCTCCGAGATGACGGCCAGCTCCGCGCGGTCGCACGAAGGTGCGAAGCACCAGCCGTTGGCGCGCCAGGCCGAGGCCGTCGAGATCGCCAACCTCGTGCTGTTCCTGATCTCCGACGAGTCCAGCTACAGCACCGGGTCCGAGTTCGTCGCCGACGGCGGCTTCACCTCGCTCTAG
- a CDS encoding Rieske 2Fe-2S domain-containing protein, whose amino-acid sequence MTAVHNSTAADEVRHIEFEAAPARFARGWHCIGLEKDFRDGKPHSIQAFGTKLVVWADSQGEIKVLDAYCRHMGGDLSQGSIKGDEVACPFHDWRWGGDGRCKQIPYSRRVPLRARTRTWHAMAQDGLVFVWHDHEGSAPIPEQAIPLIDGGPSDPTWTDWAWATTVVNTNCREIIDNVVDMAHFFYVHHAFPTYFKNTFEGHTATQLQKGVNRDDMRPAEVAIGAPKRLGNTSVATYHGPSFMIDDLIYHYEHGDTRTVLINCHYPIDENSFMLLYGISMQRPEVEDDDPAAADALAAKMVATVRLGFEQDVEIWKNKTRIDNPLLCEEDGPVYQLRRWYEQFYVDADQVTPEMTDRFEFELDTTKPVEAWQREVQENVARRAEAAAAEAAAAAVPQTQDA is encoded by the coding sequence ATGACCGCGGTGCACAACAGCACGGCCGCCGACGAGGTCCGCCACATCGAGTTCGAGGCCGCCCCGGCCCGGTTCGCCCGCGGCTGGCACTGCATCGGCCTCGAGAAGGACTTCCGCGACGGCAAGCCGCACTCGATCCAGGCGTTCGGCACCAAGCTCGTCGTGTGGGCCGACAGCCAGGGCGAGATCAAGGTCCTCGACGCCTACTGCCGCCACATGGGTGGCGACCTGTCGCAGGGCTCGATCAAGGGCGACGAGGTCGCGTGCCCCTTCCACGACTGGCGCTGGGGCGGCGACGGCCGTTGCAAGCAGATCCCGTACTCGCGCCGGGTCCCGCTGCGCGCCCGCACCCGCACCTGGCACGCGATGGCCCAGGACGGCCTGGTCTTCGTGTGGCACGACCACGAGGGCAGCGCCCCGATCCCCGAGCAGGCCATCCCGCTCATCGACGGCGGCCCGTCCGACCCGACCTGGACCGACTGGGCGTGGGCGACCACGGTCGTCAACACCAACTGCCGCGAGATCATCGACAACGTCGTGGACATGGCGCACTTCTTCTACGTGCACCACGCCTTCCCGACGTACTTCAAGAACACCTTCGAGGGCCACACCGCCACCCAGCTGCAGAAGGGCGTCAACCGCGACGACATGCGGCCCGCCGAGGTCGCCATCGGTGCCCCGAAGCGGCTGGGGAACACGTCGGTCGCGACGTACCACGGCCCGTCGTTCATGATCGACGACCTGATCTACCACTACGAGCACGGCGACACCCGCACCGTGCTGATCAACTGCCACTACCCGATCGACGAGAACTCGTTCATGCTGCTCTACGGCATCAGCATGCAGCGCCCCGAGGTGGAGGACGACGACCCGGCCGCCGCCGACGCGCTCGCCGCCAAGATGGTCGCCACCGTGCGCCTCGGCTTCGAGCAGGACGTCGAGATCTGGAAGAACAAGACCCGGATCGACAACCCGCTGCTGTGCGAGGAGGACGGCCCCGTCTACCAGCTGCGCCGCTGGTACGAGCAGTTCTACGTCGACGCCGACCAGGTCACGCCCGAGATGACCGACCGCTTCGAGTTCGAGCTCGACACCACCAAGCCGGTCGAGGCCTGGCAGCGCGAGGTCCAGGAGAACGTCGCCCGCCGCGCCGAGGCGGCCGCCGCCGAGGCCGCAGCCGCGGCGGTCCCCCAGACCCAGGACGCCTGA
- a CDS encoding SDR family NAD(P)-dependent oxidoreductase, whose product MKDFNGKVVVITGAGAGIGRELAVQLAREGARLAVSGRSIANVEETAELCRRAGAEARAYEVDVTDRNAVLKHADEVVADFGKVNVVVNNAGVSLVASVEEVSWEDLEWIVNINFWGVVHGTKAFLPHVIASGDGHIANISSMFGLVACPTQGGYNATKFAIRAFTDALRQEMRMYGHQVGVSSVHPGSIRTDIAKKARAGGDRDVAQLAANFDRIAKMTVEECADIIIKGIRKDKAQILCGNDAKFMAVLPRIMGPGYQKVITALFKKDVK is encoded by the coding sequence ATGAAGGACTTCAACGGCAAGGTCGTCGTGATCACCGGCGCCGGGGCCGGGATCGGCCGCGAGCTGGCGGTCCAGCTCGCCCGGGAGGGCGCCCGCCTGGCCGTGTCCGGCCGCAGCATCGCGAACGTCGAGGAGACCGCCGAGCTGTGCCGCAGGGCCGGCGCCGAGGCCCGTGCGTACGAGGTCGACGTGACCGACCGCAACGCCGTCCTCAAGCACGCCGACGAGGTCGTCGCCGACTTCGGCAAGGTCAACGTCGTCGTCAACAACGCGGGCGTCTCGCTGGTCGCCAGCGTGGAGGAGGTCAGCTGGGAGGACCTCGAGTGGATCGTCAACATCAACTTCTGGGGCGTCGTCCACGGCACCAAGGCGTTCCTGCCGCACGTCATCGCCTCCGGTGACGGCCACATCGCCAACATCTCCAGCATGTTCGGCCTCGTCGCGTGCCCGACCCAGGGCGGCTACAACGCGACGAAGTTCGCCATCCGCGCCTTCACCGACGCGCTGCGCCAGGAGATGAGGATGTACGGGCACCAGGTGGGTGTCAGCAGCGTCCACCCGGGCTCGATCCGCACCGACATCGCCAAGAAGGCCCGCGCCGGCGGCGACCGCGACGTCGCCCAGCTCGCCGCGAACTTCGACCGGATCGCCAAGATGACCGTCGAGGAGTGCGCCGACATCATCATCAAGGGCATCCGCAAGGACAAGGCCCAGATCCTGTGCGGCAACGACGCGAAGTTCATGGCCGTGCTGCCGCGGATCATGGGCCCGGGCTACCAGAAGGTCATCACCGCGCTGTTCAAGAAGGACGTCAAGTAG
- a CDS encoding FAD-binding protein encodes MTSNPEWDETFDVVVVGSGGGGMTAAWTAARAGASVLLVEAGGAYGGTTAYSGGGIWFPGNTVLRAAGHDDADEARDYFHAVVGDRTPRTLQDTFLATGPALVDRLLEDDAFAFEPFAWPDYFGSVPGAAVERQIRALPLDPAELGPLAEQLRPPLKVDRAGAAPADTLIGGQALIGRFLLALGRLDTAELRLDAACTELVVEDGRVVGLVAGERRVRATRGVVLASGGFEHNAAMREQHGVPGAVSGAMGPASNRGLAIQAGIDIGAATDLMDQAWWAPGIAHPDGTTSFSLWFTGGIFVDADGERFVNESLPYDRLGRDVIDAQRSGRVGERYWMVHDDRDGALPPVRSTTLPLAPAEEYVAAGLWHTADTVAELAAAIGVPADALEATVARFNEHAAAGHDPDFGRGDEPYDRSFAGGGSPLVPIEKGPFHAVAFGLSDLGTKGGLVTDEHARVLRPDGTVIAGLYAAGNSMAAVTGTTYPGGGNPIAASMVFGHLAVLDALGSGASR; translated from the coding sequence GTGACGAGCAATCCTGAGTGGGACGAGACCTTCGACGTCGTGGTGGTGGGCTCCGGCGGGGGCGGCATGACGGCCGCCTGGACGGCAGCGCGGGCGGGCGCCTCGGTGCTGCTCGTCGAGGCCGGCGGCGCGTACGGCGGCACCACCGCCTACTCGGGAGGCGGCATCTGGTTCCCGGGCAACACCGTGCTGCGCGCCGCGGGCCACGACGACGCCGACGAGGCGCGCGACTACTTCCACGCCGTGGTCGGCGACCGCACCCCGCGCACCCTGCAGGACACCTTCCTGGCCACCGGACCGGCCCTGGTCGACCGGCTGCTCGAGGACGACGCCTTCGCGTTCGAGCCGTTCGCGTGGCCCGACTACTTCGGCTCGGTCCCCGGGGCCGCGGTCGAGCGCCAGATCCGCGCGCTGCCGCTCGACCCGGCCGAGCTCGGCCCGCTCGCGGAGCAGCTGCGCCCGCCGCTCAAGGTCGACCGCGCCGGCGCGGCCCCCGCCGACACCCTGATCGGCGGTCAGGCCCTGATCGGCCGCTTCCTGCTGGCCCTCGGGCGCCTCGACACGGCCGAGCTGCGCCTCGACGCCGCCTGCACCGAGCTGGTCGTCGAGGACGGCCGCGTCGTCGGTCTGGTCGCCGGCGAGCGCCGCGTCCGCGCCACCCGCGGCGTCGTCCTCGCCTCGGGCGGCTTCGAGCACAACGCCGCGATGCGCGAGCAGCACGGCGTCCCCGGCGCCGTGAGCGGTGCGATGGGCCCCGCGTCCAACCGTGGCCTCGCCATCCAGGCCGGCATCGACATCGGCGCCGCCACCGACCTGATGGACCAGGCCTGGTGGGCGCCCGGCATCGCGCACCCCGACGGCACCACGTCGTTCTCGCTCTGGTTCACCGGGGGGATCTTCGTCGACGCCGACGGCGAGCGGTTCGTCAACGAGTCGCTGCCCTACGACCGCCTCGGCCGTGACGTCATCGACGCCCAGCGCTCGGGCCGCGTGGGTGAGAGGTACTGGATGGTCCACGACGACCGCGACGGCGCGCTGCCGCCGGTCCGCTCGACGACGCTGCCCCTCGCCCCCGCGGAGGAGTACGTCGCCGCCGGGCTCTGGCACACCGCCGACACCGTCGCCGAGCTGGCGGCCGCGATCGGCGTACCGGCCGACGCCCTCGAGGCCACCGTCGCCCGGTTCAACGAGCACGCGGCGGCCGGGCACGACCCCGACTTCGGCCGCGGCGACGAGCCCTACGACCGCTCCTTCGCCGGCGGTGGCTCGCCGCTGGTCCCGATCGAGAAGGGCCCGTTCCACGCGGTCGCCTTCGGCCTGTCCGACCTCGGCACCAAGGGCGGCCTGGTCACCGACGAGCACGCCCGCGTGCTGCGCCCCGACGGCACGGTCATCGCCGGTCTCTACGCGGCCGGCAACTCGATGGCCGCGGTGACCGGTACGACGTACCCCGGCGGCGGCAACCCGATCGCGGCCAGCATGGTCTTCGGCCACCTCGCCGTGCTCGACGCACTCGGTTCCGGCGCTTCTCGCTGA
- a CDS encoding PEP-utilizing enzyme, giving the protein MRVLITGVATEDGRDVARLLLAAGHEVVGVGQHRYLDPGVTVVADVAAAGSVDAVVHLGGGPLRVAPGTRVVLPTPLGGTHAAAAALSSAGAEVVVVEVAPVAGRRTDRAALQTLADLLASDSAALQVVHHDDLNRALAAAVSAEPAGPFTLAAPGTVTGTEARKLLQVAGVKPAVPGVSARPAAPLAESAVPAGFGYGWTAREAVEDLVRGLRGTRITKRGAEVESGRFGLPTYVVPNNLPASDGGTLVAAGPEDLQGEFDTLLDPRLAVLTATNTSEALPGPLTPMSLDLQLGAQRISNEGMGRMLALEGAALEQQTSLVLGVLGHCVYINASVGVNIVENMPGWDEATVRKDVYGNIPEDVVFRPQGGPPMPTGLASRIATFTATSRVIARARKFKEEAEAVHAAAVAESLGAEQVAALSDDQLHTRALLWRDRLAHAWSVASIGVMMTSAADGIHERGKNPEHVAVDVELLESARTMLAVERLADELRGDDHLLKLAREGDVEALRAASPAFSAALDAQLAVMGHRGPGECELENPSFSDRPAHLVGSAAAAAARPAAAREAVPAMRSRTGKMAAGAILARERARDGVVRYTHDLRLAVRERGNRLVAAGRLAAADDAFYLTLDELFVDPSSLDERVARRRAERVRLQGVRMPDVVVGTWAPEGVHSGVGVGDTIGGIGVSAGVVEGRVRVLRSPDDDIEPDEVLVASVTDVGHTAMFGYAAAVVTDIGGAASHAAIVAREFAIPCVVDTKHASTSLADGMLVRVDGAAGTVEVLEG; this is encoded by the coding sequence ATGCGCGTCCTGATCACGGGAGTCGCCACCGAGGACGGGCGCGACGTCGCCCGCCTGCTGCTGGCCGCCGGCCACGAGGTCGTCGGAGTCGGGCAGCACCGCTACCTGGACCCGGGCGTCACGGTGGTCGCCGACGTCGCCGCGGCCGGCTCCGTCGATGCCGTCGTGCACCTCGGCGGCGGTCCGCTGCGCGTCGCACCCGGCACCCGGGTCGTGCTCCCCACCCCGCTCGGCGGCACCCACGCCGCGGCGGCCGCCCTGTCCTCCGCGGGCGCCGAGGTCGTCGTCGTCGAGGTCGCCCCGGTGGCCGGTCGTCGTACCGACCGCGCGGCGCTGCAGACCCTGGCCGACCTGCTCGCGAGCGACTCGGCCGCGCTGCAGGTGGTGCACCACGACGACCTGAACCGCGCCCTGGCCGCCGCCGTCTCGGCCGAGCCCGCCGGGCCGTTCACGCTCGCCGCGCCCGGGACCGTCACCGGCACCGAGGCGCGCAAGCTGCTGCAGGTCGCCGGCGTGAAGCCGGCCGTCCCCGGCGTCTCCGCCCGTCCCGCCGCACCGCTCGCCGAGAGCGCCGTCCCCGCCGGCTTCGGCTACGGCTGGACCGCCCGCGAGGCCGTCGAGGACCTCGTCCGCGGCCTGCGCGGCACCCGGATCACCAAGCGCGGCGCCGAGGTCGAGTCGGGCCGGTTCGGCCTGCCGACGTACGTCGTCCCGAACAACCTGCCCGCGAGCGACGGCGGCACCCTCGTGGCCGCCGGCCCGGAGGACCTCCAGGGCGAGTTCGACACCCTGCTCGACCCGCGCCTCGCCGTGCTGACGGCGACCAACACCTCCGAGGCGCTGCCGGGCCCGCTCACTCCGATGTCGCTGGACCTCCAGCTCGGCGCGCAGCGGATCTCCAACGAGGGCATGGGCCGCATGCTCGCCCTCGAGGGTGCGGCGCTGGAGCAGCAGACCAGCCTGGTGCTGGGTGTGCTCGGCCACTGCGTCTACATCAACGCGTCGGTCGGCGTGAACATCGTCGAGAACATGCCCGGCTGGGACGAGGCCACCGTCCGCAAGGACGTCTACGGCAACATCCCCGAGGACGTCGTCTTCCGGCCCCAGGGCGGGCCGCCGATGCCGACGGGCCTCGCCAGCCGGATCGCGACCTTCACCGCCACCAGCCGGGTGATCGCCCGGGCCCGGAAGTTCAAGGAGGAGGCCGAGGCGGTGCACGCGGCCGCGGTCGCCGAGAGCCTGGGCGCCGAGCAGGTGGCAGCGCTGAGCGACGACCAGCTGCACACCCGCGCCCTGCTGTGGCGCGACCGCCTCGCCCACGCCTGGTCGGTCGCCTCGATCGGCGTGATGATGACCAGCGCCGCCGACGGGATCCACGAGCGCGGCAAGAACCCCGAGCACGTCGCCGTCGACGTCGAGCTCCTCGAGTCGGCCCGCACCATGCTCGCCGTCGAGCGGCTCGCCGACGAGCTGCGCGGCGACGACCACCTGCTCAAGCTGGCCCGCGAGGGCGACGTCGAGGCGCTGCGCGCGGCGTCCCCCGCGTTCTCGGCCGCGCTCGACGCCCAGCTCGCCGTCATGGGCCACCGCGGTCCCGGCGAGTGCGAGCTGGAGAACCCGTCCTTCTCCGACCGGCCGGCCCACCTCGTCGGCTCGGCCGCCGCCGCGGCCGCCCGGCCCGCCGCCGCCCGCGAGGCCGTCCCGGCCATGAGGTCGCGCACCGGCAAGATGGCCGCCGGCGCGATCCTGGCCCGCGAGCGTGCTCGCGACGGCGTGGTCCGCTACACCCACGACCTGCGCCTCGCCGTACGCGAGCGCGGGAACCGCCTGGTGGCGGCCGGCCGGCTCGCCGCCGCGGACGACGCGTTCTACCTGACCCTCGACGAGCTCTTCGTCGACCCCAGCAGCCTCGACGAGCGGGTCGCCCGGCGCCGTGCCGAACGGGTCCGGCTGCAGGGCGTGCGGATGCCCGACGTCGTCGTCGGCACCTGGGCGCCCGAGGGCGTCCACTCCGGGGTGGGCGTCGGCGACACCATCGGCGGCATCGGCGTCAGCGCCGGCGTCGTCGAGGGCCGGGTCCGCGTCCTGCGCTCCCCCGACGACGACATCGAGCCGGACGAGGTCCTCGTCGCCTCCGTCACCGACGTCGGCCACACCGCGATGTTCGGGTACGCCGCCGCCGTCGTCACCGACATCGGTGGCGCCGCCTCCCACGCCGCCATCGTGGCCCGCGAGTTCGCCATCCCCTGCGTCGTCGACACCAAGCACGCCTCCACCAGCCTCGCCGACGGCATGCTCGTCCGTGTCGACGGTGCTGCCGGCACGGTCGAGGTGCTGGAGGGCTGA
- a CDS encoding FAD-dependent oxidoreductase, whose product MVPVLVVGGGLAGLACAARLHREGVPALVLEGGERVGGRVGSDVVDGFTLDRGFQVLNTAYPALRRTVRLQDLDLRLLPSGVRVRREGRLHDLPHPLASPAAPLRALTSGATGLRGKAALARYAGGVLTAGPRRLKDRPDVTAGEAWAGLPTALVRDVLVPFVSGVVLEDEMTTSRVFTDLMMRMFATGRSAVPSGGMQALPRSLAQRLPPAAVRLESPVAEVRADGVVLADGTTVEARAVVVATDPWQAPALVPALGTAPQAHGVTTYWFAAAPWRGLDGTLTVDADGSGVTNSIVITASAPSYSRDGRALVATSVLHTDGRARVDADTARRTAAVLHRAPDDDWELVAAHDVPLALPAMTAPHPLRRPAYLPAAGVWVAGDHRDTSSIQGALVSGHRVAGSVLRHLSAPSRTATRDRSTR is encoded by the coding sequence ATGGTCCCCGTCCTCGTCGTCGGCGGTGGCCTCGCCGGGCTCGCGTGCGCCGCCCGGCTGCACCGGGAGGGCGTGCCGGCACTGGTCCTCGAGGGTGGCGAGCGCGTGGGGGGCCGCGTGGGCAGCGACGTCGTCGACGGGTTCACGCTCGACCGGGGGTTCCAGGTGCTCAACACCGCCTACCCCGCACTGCGCCGGACCGTCCGGCTGCAGGACCTGGACCTGCGCCTGCTGCCGAGCGGGGTCCGCGTGCGGCGGGAGGGGCGTCTGCACGACCTGCCCCACCCGCTGGCATCGCCCGCTGCGCCCCTGCGCGCACTGACCTCGGGCGCCACCGGGCTTCGCGGCAAGGCAGCCCTCGCACGCTACGCCGGCGGCGTGCTCACCGCCGGGCCGCGGCGGCTGAAGGACAGGCCCGACGTCACCGCGGGCGAGGCGTGGGCCGGGCTGCCCACCGCGCTGGTGCGGGACGTGCTGGTGCCCTTCGTCTCGGGCGTCGTCCTCGAGGACGAGATGACGACCAGCCGCGTGTTCACGGACCTGATGATGCGCATGTTCGCCACGGGCCGCTCCGCGGTCCCGTCGGGTGGCATGCAGGCGCTTCCCCGGTCGCTCGCCCAGCGGCTGCCCCCGGCGGCCGTCCGGCTGGAGAGCCCCGTCGCCGAGGTGCGTGCGGACGGGGTCGTGCTCGCCGACGGCACCACGGTCGAGGCCCGCGCAGTCGTGGTGGCGACCGATCCCTGGCAGGCGCCGGCCCTCGTCCCGGCCCTGGGCACGGCACCGCAGGCCCACGGCGTGACGACGTACTGGTTCGCGGCGGCACCGTGGCGCGGTCTCGACGGCACGCTCACCGTCGACGCCGACGGGTCGGGGGTCACCAACTCGATCGTCATCACGGCGTCGGCGCCGTCGTACTCGCGTGACGGGCGGGCACTGGTGGCCACCTCGGTGCTCCACACGGACGGCCGGGCGCGGGTGGACGCCGACACGGCGCGGCGCACCGCCGCCGTCCTGCACCGGGCGCCCGACGACGACTGGGAGCTCGTCGCAGCACACGACGTCCCACTCGCCCTGCCCGCGATGACCGCGCCCCACCCCCTGCGCCGGCCGGCGTACCTGCCCGCGGCGGGGGTGTGGGTCGCCGGCGACCACCGCGACACCAGCTCGATCCAGGGGGCCCTCGTGTCCGGCCACCGGGTCGCCGGATCCGTGCTCCGCCACCTGTCGGCTCCGTCGCGGACGGCCACCCGGGACCGGAGCACGCGGTGA